The Salegentibacter mishustinae genome includes a window with the following:
- a CDS encoding TolC family protein, translating into MERSGKLILVIAIFFMGNVFAQEEEEVITKEEAIALALERNYGIEIAENEVEIAENNQGILNSGYLPSVTGRAGANYDLNDRLTEPENGEALDQQGIESNSYNASVNLNYTLFDGLGRFYNYKSLKEQYDLSKLQARETIENTMLQLMTVYYEIARLTENVEVLEDVLETSKDRVTRAQYQFDYGQTNNLVVLNARVDVNNDSVNLLQTRQQLNNTKRDLNVLLDRQITAKDFTVDTTVNFIPKLQLEAFIMEAETNNVSLLQLDRNMAITAYDIKISKSGYLPTIDLSGSYGWNYNRSAATAFFPGSRQTTDGISGGVSLNWNLFDGGTTSVQVQNAKINYENQELRKKQVALGIRRDIANALGNYENRLYIYKVQEENVATNQDNFERSQEQFNLGRITSIEFRQAQVNLLDARTSLNLAKYDAKIAELELLQLTGQLLNIEL; encoded by the coding sequence ATGGAGAGATCGGGTAAGTTAATACTTGTGATCGCTATTTTTTTTATGGGTAATGTTTTTGCCCAGGAAGAGGAAGAAGTAATAACCAAGGAAGAAGCCATAGCGCTTGCTTTAGAACGTAATTACGGAATTGAAATAGCCGAAAATGAAGTTGAAATCGCCGAAAATAACCAGGGAATTCTTAATTCCGGCTATTTACCATCGGTCACAGGAAGAGCAGGAGCAAACTACGATCTAAACGATAGGTTAACCGAACCCGAAAACGGGGAGGCTTTGGATCAACAAGGCATAGAGAGTAACTCTTATAATGCTTCGGTGAATTTAAACTATACGCTATTTGATGGCTTGGGAAGGTTTTATAATTATAAAAGCTTAAAGGAACAATACGATCTTTCTAAATTACAGGCCAGGGAAACCATAGAAAATACGATGCTGCAGTTAATGACGGTGTATTATGAAATAGCACGACTTACCGAAAATGTAGAAGTATTAGAAGATGTTTTAGAAACTTCAAAAGATCGTGTAACCAGGGCGCAATATCAATTCGATTACGGTCAGACTAATAATCTGGTAGTTCTTAATGCCAGGGTAGATGTGAATAATGATAGTGTTAACCTGCTGCAAACAAGACAGCAACTTAACAATACCAAAAGGGATTTAAACGTTTTGCTGGATCGCCAAATTACCGCTAAAGATTTTACGGTAGATACTACGGTGAATTTTATTCCAAAATTACAGTTAGAAGCCTTTATTATGGAGGCTGAAACGAATAATGTATCTTTACTTCAGCTTGATAGAAACATGGCAATTACAGCTTATGATATTAAAATAAGTAAATCGGGGTATTTACCCACTATAGATCTTAGCGGTTCTTATGGCTGGAATTATAATAGAAGTGCTGCAACAGCATTCTTTCCGGGAAGTAGACAAACTACCGATGGGATTTCAGGCGGAGTTAGTTTAAACTGGAACCTTTTTGATGGCGGAACTACCAGCGTACAGGTTCAGAATGCAAAAATAAACTACGAAAACCAGGAATTACGAAAAAAGCAGGTGGCCCTTGGAATTAGAAGAGACATTGCCAATGCGCTTGGGAATTATGAAAACAGGTTGTATATCTATAAAGTCCAGGAAGAGAACGTAGCTACCAATCAGGATAATTTTGAACGTTCCCAGGAACAGTTTAATCTTGGAAGAATTACTTCTATTGAATTTAGACAGGCGCAGGTTAACTTATTAGACGCCAGGACTAGTTTAAATCTTGCAAAATATGATGCCAAGATCGCCGAATTAGAGTTGTTACAACTCACCGGCCAATTGTTGAATATTGAATTATAG
- a CDS encoding CPXCG motif-containing cysteine-rich protein: MFEHFFQCPYCWEEISVLLDPSVNRQTYIEDCENCCNPIEFTVFFSDNELQSFEANSIEQ; this comes from the coding sequence ATGTTTGAACATTTTTTTCAATGCCCATATTGCTGGGAAGAGATTTCTGTCTTACTGGATCCTTCTGTAAACCGGCAAACTTATATTGAGGACTGTGAGAATTGCTGTAATCCTATTGAATTTACGGTTTTTTTCAGTGATAATGAGCTTCAATCTTTCGAGGCGAATAGTATAGAACAATAA